Part of the Ziziphus jujuba cultivar Dongzao chromosome 8, ASM3175591v1 genome is shown below.
GAGAAACTTTCTTGTAGGTGAGGTCTCTTATCGAGGACATCAGAGATGTAAGATTTCATAAATTTGAGACTAGCTTAGAATCATTTGAGGCTGCTCGTTCCTCTGCTGTGAGGGtataattttctccatttgtttatttatgtaatattgAGTAGTATGAAGCGTGTAAAGTGGCACTTCAATGTCATGTTCCTCTTCCTAAGTGTGTGTTTGGGGCTGCTTTTAAACCCCTATTTTTGGATTATGAgagaatttttaattaaatgtagTGTTTGGTAAACCTATGGATTTTAGATCCTTTAATAATCTACATCCTCCATAAGCTAGAATCTTAAAAGTAGCCAGGGGTAGCTTCTCTGATTCTCCCTCGAGCATTAGCAggattttaaagtaaaaattactattatatccttcaactaataataaaattcctttttactcatttatatatagtaataatatatatacatgaggaAATAATTATTCGTATCTATTTTAGTCATTATATGCAATTAAAACATTTAAGTAGGTTTTTCCCCAAACACTCAAATTgtgattttgtaacttttagtAATGGGAAAAAAACACTGTGTTTCAGCCTGCAGCCTCCTTATCTGTAATAATTGGTGGTACAAGAATAGTGTAAATGCAGGTCAATTGCATATTAACGATAAGAATGAAGGTGAAGAGTAAAGCtgataattaaaattgatttttgaacaTTATTTCTTTGTTGAGTCTCTTTAAATGATTATGCATTTTAAATGTGTGCATAGTCGAAGAGATCAGTCAAGTATGcctatttccttttttcttgtGTGTATTTACATTTTCACCGTGTACTTTGGTACTTGCTCTGGTTTGTGTTTTTGAGAgggagagagggagaaaggGAGGGAGGAAGAAAGGGACAAAAGGGAGAAAGACCATGAACACATTTTTGCATTCTTGCTTTTTTATGGTTTGGTCTTTACTTTTGCATGCATGCTTACTTACCataattttcttccatcatgttCTACTATGAATCTCTATATCCTAAAGCTCATAGTTTTGTACTACAGATTAACAACTTATCTGCTATGGAAGTGAATATAGCACGCCCATTTGTCAGTAGAGCTCTACAGGCATTTTATAAGCATACTAGTCCAGATTTGGTTCCAAATGCAGAGACTGTGCCTAACAGATGGCAACAACCAGCTGATCCAGGACAGAAAGTATGTATGCTTTTCTTGAATAATTGAAACGTACATAAGGAAGAGTTCTCTAGTCTGTTTTTCACTAGAGGATTATGTCCAGTagcaaacatttaattatcatttttttgtcttttccaGCGCACTCTCCGGAAAAGGTAGAAGCTTTATTAGCAGCGAGTATCGACACTGTCACATTTAGACAGAAAAAGTAATCTTGCATGATATTTCTAGCAGGGAAGGTAGTTCTCATTTCTTTGAAAACCCTTATCAATGGAATCCTTTTATACAGTATGGTATATGTCACTTTTTCTGGGCAGTCCTCAGAGGGTAATGTTATTATCTATAATGCTATAAGACACCAAAGTGCAGATAGGAACATTGAGGTCAACACATTTCTACATGATtcattgtattatttgtttgctTCATGTGGCATAACCAATATATTTGTGCTTCATTTCTTCAGTTAAAAATGGTTGACTAGGCCTTACATTCCATGTTTGGGATTTGTTCATGTGTGTCAGGCATTAATATTGGGCCTTTGTCATGTCAATTGCTTCTTTCACTTCATTTAGGTGCTACAGCCATTTCTTGTTTCTCATAATTATGGCAAGTGGTTTTAGGACCTGTTTGGAACTGATTTCTAGGAATCCCTTCCTGTTTCGCCTAATTGGTAATTCTTCTAGAATCACCAAATAGGTTATTTTCCAGGAACATAATCACTAAAAAgtgattttacaatttttttcccccatacGTAATAGGTAATGCATTTTATCTCTTTGAAGTGATTTTAGCTATTCTAAAATCACTATCAAATGGACACTTAATTGTTTGACATTCTGTCCATATAATACGATTAGTTCTATGGATTTTCTGTCTTTCTAACACTCTCAATGCACTATTTACAATGCTTATTATGGTCAACTTTAAGAGAATGAAATTGGGGCCTTAGCAATTTCCCCATATAATTTAAGATGGTTAACAATAATATCTCTGCTGCTCATTTAGTAACTAGATGAGAACCTCATTAAAACAAAGTGGTCTAAAGAATTTGGTTTTGAAATTATGTCAATGTTCCGAATGTCAATCCTTTGTTCCAGATTTATCATATAGATCCTCAAATTTTAGATCCCCAAAAGAAAAGATTGTCTTGGTATCCTCAATGATCCAGATAGAAACTACCAGAACATGTCTCAGGCTTCCTGTTTATTCTTCCATGATGCGTACAGAAAGAACCAGATCATATTCATATCTCATGTCTACGTGTTCCCTGTACCCATCCTCATTATGGGGCTCTCAAAAGTATTTTGTGGCTTCCATGTGTGATATGTATTTGGTTGTCTGGATTTGTTGTTATTGCTAGGCCAAACTAGAACCCATAATTAGGTAAAGAGATGACTTCCATCCAGAATCTTTTAGAAACCATAATTTCATTATCATTAACatagcccccccccccccccctttttttttttttttttttttttctttttttttgtgtggcACATTGCTGTATTCACCATCGATGATGGTGGCTTTGCCATTAGACTGTACAATTTATCTTGCATGTTATGTTGCAAACCACGGGtctattttcataattttttatttgtgttgtTGTGGATTGACGATGACTTTAAAACTtgagaagggggaaaaaaaaaaaagatgcctttctatatttctattttttttttatttatttctttagatTAAATTAAGTCAAAAGGAGACaacctcaaatttttttttttttttggtgggcacatatataatatttgcttctgaaaattttaaataggtgGTTGGTTTTTGATTAAGTTATTCTTTTAAAGGTAATTATTAGATTCCCCTTCATGGCCACTTTTTGGCAATTATTAGATTCCGTTCAGAGGTGGAGgcctattaaaatttaataaattttaatacccCATTCCCTTTGTTTAACGCCTGTTGATCTTTAAGAAGCCGATGGCCAAGTACCATAATGTTGTCGATAAAGTTTAAAGAaacgacaaaaaaaaaaaaaaaaagacttgaatatttaacttaaaaatatatgatcctggtttttattttctagttgttatttttcatttctgaTTGAAATATTATCCTGGTTGGCCATGAAAGGATTGGGTGTTTGCATATATGATGCTTTTTTTTATCCATTAGTTCGATGTTTCCCAAACTCAAAACTAATTTGTAAATTAGTTTCTTAGCCCAATTGCATTTGCTTttgtttgttgaaaaaaaaaaaaaataaataaaaataggtcTTTTGTTGACCTCTAGCCTGGCAAAGAGCCAACAGTATGAAGTCCTTGTGTTTATTcggttccttttttctttttattttttcaaaataagttTTTATGATGGAgataaatctatattttattagGCAATGATAAGTGGGTTAGCACTGGACACACAAAGTAGCACATGCATTTATGTCTTTTCAGCTACTAGAATTATGCTTGAAAACGATGGTAGTTGGGACTGCATAAATGTTTATTAATCCAATTAACTTAATTAAAGTGGATCAATCTCAATTAAATGAGGTTACTGGTTTGGCTTGGTTAAGAAAACAATGGAATGGATTTTGTTTGAAAAGCTGATTATTGTATAAAATCTTGAAAATTTTTCCCATGTCAAGTTTGATTtccatttgatttgttttttttttttttttcccttcctatTATAACTATTATTTTTCCACATCTACGTGACTTTATAGTCAAAATAGTAAAATGGTAATTTGTAACTCAACATATTAAGgtgaattttttatcaaaaataaaaaaaggtgaattaataaaaatattttacactTTTACATGATAAAACCCACGTTTAATTTCCTAAACATGAGGTGTTATGCACGTCAAATCTCATTAAGTTGAAAGTTTTAGACGGTATATGCTAAGCTCAATAGAATCTGAGATGCAAAGGTTGAGATGTTGCTGTATTTGTATGTGCTTGCTCAACTACaagtaaaaaactaaaaataataaataaaaattatgaataaatcATTTTGTCTCTTGAATGGTAGGCAACCATAGAAAAAGGGAGGGGTTTAAGAAACTTTAGGTCCAAGGCACCAAACTTTGTACTTTATGCCAAGGAAAAAGAGGATTTATCTGAAAGAGTCAGAATATCTTTTTCGCCCACAGTAGTTTTTGTTCGATTTTCATTAatagaataatttaaaattgattaaaatcatGGTACCGAATAACTTAAATATGTTCTGTCATATGCTTATCGATAgcataaattgttattaatcATGTTTACAGTCTTTGGTATAAGATATTtaacattatttaaatttaaaaaacggattaattatatttttgtattctttaatttttaaaaaaaaagttgcattttttatttcaaatttaaaaaatttcaattttgattttcaaattttaatttgttgcactttaatctaattaaaattttgaagtaaTAGTAATCTATAGTTCTTTCATATTTaaccaatattaaaatattaatagttGCAATttaggttttttaattttaatttgttgtaatttaaatttttaatttttttaaaaaattacattttaatacttTCAAATTGTTAATATCTATTTGTTAAAAATACAAttgaatcaaaatttaataaattgaaacttaaaaatttaattggaacttttaaattttaaaatcaaaagtgtaatttaaaaaaaaaaaaaaaattaatagggtGAGGGAGGTTTTGAGCTGCCTGGTTGAAACAACTCCCCTTAACAAGAACCACGTATGCACACAACCAAAGTTTCGTACAAAACGACAAGGGAATTGGCACGTGAAAATTTCCGAAACTGGGTCTCGGTTTCCTCAACGCCGAAGTGGTTCCTAATGGCTCTATGTGACCGACCAAACGAATAAAAAGCGTGGGGTCCATCGACCATCATCAATTTGTAGAGTGGCAATTGTCCGcgtctactttttttttttttttttaaattaaagttacacaaaaaaatataatatatatctatatctatatatatttatatatatctatatatattgctGGAAAAAAGTCTGGTCCCCCCTGTGACCATCTTTGCCGcgttaaaaaaatagaaaaaaaaaaagaaagaattaattcatgttcttttcaattttgtttttgattttgttttatttttttatctttaatcttttcttttggtttgtCTGCGTGAAACACCATCTGCGTCTGCCAGTCTTGTGCGATTATTGTGGGtgtgatttatttttgtaatttggaTAGAAATGTGGGTcccatttttatacattttttaaaacttttaatttaagAGCCAAAAATCCTGGTCAtcggtcaatttttttttattttttatttttttgcaataactgataaaataataattaaatttgacgTAAGAGTAAGGGCTGGTGTCCGCATAGCACACGTAATTTTCTACTGGGAGGTAATGACCATCGGCATTTTTCGGTGTGTTTGATCTGGTCCGTTCAATTCAAAGTGGGATAGGTGACTTGGTCACCAAGGCAAAGGATTATTGGTTTGCCCTTCACGAGATTCCTGTTATGCCCATCTCATTTCCTTCATTGACtttattgtgaaaaaaaaaaaaaagatattacatCCAAATTGTTTCTGAgatgtatttttcattttcattttcatttacatTTTCATGAGCAGTTGGGTTTGTAGGTATGGGGCAGGTGGCTCAACTATAGAGGCCAACCAAATTGTTAGAGACTTTGATGCTGTTTTGTGGTTGAGAAATTGATATAACATTAATGACAATTTGGCTGGGCAAAAAGTCGTTATAACCCAATACTATGATTTATTAGTTTACTTGGAAcatatgtttggattttttattttttttggggcaaaaaataaaaataaaaaaatctgaaaCTTCATTAAGAAGAAATAGTACACAAATCACCCAATATGGAAAAACAACCGAGATAGGTATCTCTTCCAACCATTTTCGTACATAGGTTAATAAAAGGAATAACCAGCTACCTTATAGGCAGCTCTATTTGATTCTCTAGGACTATATGATCAAACAAAAGTAGCAATACACGTAAAGACACTCTAACCTCATCTGCCAAGTTGCAATCCATgccccatatatatatgttgtcaTCATATAGAAAATGAACACTTATGTGGAGTCAGTTACCAGCTCCCCACTATTAAAACCAGCTTGCACACAGAATTATGAAACCTCTTGAATGGCCAATAACTTTGTTGGTAAAGCACCATGCAACTGAAAAAATATGGCTTTGCCAAAGCCGCCATAAGCTGCCCTTTATCAAGGTTCTAAAAAAACTAAGACTTGTAAGCCGGCGAAATCAAACCTTAAACCTTATGAATTTAGATGTGTTTATGTAAACTtgagatataataaaatattttgttattatattatcattttaattattatatgactattaaataaataaaaataatttatattttaaatgataaaatgtatacaaatttatattattgttatacgTGCAATAAACATAAATCAACAAATAcgtaatcataaaaaaattatagaaattcatattttttcaatttccaacaaaaaaatttagtctcaatcatatatattataagtttataattatttaataatttctaaattaatatatatttttaatatatcttttaaatatCACCACTGTCTAACTAATTATTGTCTAATTCTTCGTTGGATTCCAACTCAagatcttcttcttcatatattattacatttttactctattcatttttaaaaaaaaaaaaaactaaacctTATAATAagtttccattattttttattttaaacaaaataatttaaaaaaaataaaaaaatgaacaaaaaagctCACGCAGTCGGACATTAGACAGTCAATAcagtggtaattttttttttttttcttaagcaTTGTAGTTACAACTATAAAAAGTTTAAGCTAAACACATCACGCGTAAGCTATGCCTTTTATAGCTTTGTTAtaatcctttttaaaaaaattatttttttaatatgtagtatttattgatattaaaaatggAGGACTTGAATTTGGAATCACTGTTTAGAAATTTATATGAGTTTTTTAAGCTCTAATTAGTCTCCattatatttatgaaatgaCATAAGATGCATTTATATGGAAGACCCTTTAGTTTTTCAACATTTATAATTAGTATTATAGAAATGTAATCATCATTAAGCAGTAAGAGATTATCAATAAAGATATATGGTGATAGATGTCACATGAAAAGTCAAAATAATTATAGTGAATGCAATATTCTTTACAAAATTGTCATCATTGTTCATAAGTATTGGTGGTGACAAGTAATTACattcatatgtatttttttttctttttaattttattagtattgattttattaatgTCAAAAAGAGAATTAGTATGAATTTTTAATAAGTTGTGGTCTATAATCTATGTGAGAGAATTAAGCTTTTATTGTAGCGTGGCCATATGGGAGGGAGTTCTACCTATTAGCAAAATGTAAAACtctataaatgaaaataaaaataaaactaacagaaattttacaattaagaaaccaaaaaaaaaaaaaaaaaattgtcttgtATAATggataagaaaattttcaaaagaagAGAAAGGTAGGTAACAACTAACAACTAGAAAGCACTAAAATTTGAGAAATActtataaataactaaaattttaaaataaaaatatagaataaagataaattaaaaattaccatCCCtatcccataaaaaaaaagaaaaagaaaaaagaaacaattaaaTAGGCCCAGAGAGGAAAATGGAACAGTTTCGACTTTCAAACAAACCATTCTAGTTAAGGAAGGAATCAGGTGTTATtaccaagttttttttttcttttttcgtttttttttttttttgaaaattttatccaaaaaaaagggaaaaaaaaaaagaaggattagttttaaaaaatttggcaGTATTTTGTTAGAGATTATTGGGAAGTTTCTAACAGAGTAACAGATAACGAAAggagatattttaatttttctcctgacaaaaaaaaaagaaagaaagaaaaaaagaaaaaaagaaaaagaatatgccCTTCATTAGCGACCAAGTTCAATTTTTCTTCCCTTATCCAAAGGGTCTTTTAACAAAATCGACAAGCCTATTCTGGTAATTTCAAATATGTCCGACTTTATATGAAGTCCATTTTTTCCCGTTTCTTTCGCTCTCCGTCGTCGTCTGTGGTTCCATTTtcgcaaaaacaaaaaaagccatTTTCGTCTTCCTTTCCTTCCTTCCCTCCTCGTCTCTTCCATCCTACCcaccccaaaaacaaaataaaacatttcCAGGAAAATCACCAATCTCTGAAAAACAAAACCGAAGAATTTGGAAAACAGAAAAcgttcttattttttatttttatttttatctaatctttttatttttttctattctttttttatgttttagtttTTCGGAAGCGTGAAagaatttttctataaattttccGCTGTatcatattcaaattcaaattcaaatggttAGGCGTTACGCCAAATTCTTGTGAATttggataaatattaaaaaaaaaaaattccaattattattattattatttttttttacgcTGATGATGGTGATTGTTACCGCCCTAAATCACTGagtaggaggaggaggaggaggaaaagaaagaagaagaaggagctGCCTGTGATTAGAGGGCGGAGAGAGAGGTGGAGGTGGTGGCTTTGGAGGAAACGACGCCGTTGTGGGGTGGTTGTGGAGGattaggaggagaaggaggaggGGGGATGGATTGCCGTGTATGTTTGGCCGGCGGGGAGCTATGGTTGAAAGGTCAGATCGGTGGTGGTTTAAGCCATGAAAGCGAACACGACCTCGCCATTATGGTCTCTGATTTCTTGGAAAACGGTAGCGCCGGTGCCGAATCTTGGTGTAGCAGCGACAGCGATTCCGGTCTCTCCGATCTCTCCCACCTCGCCGATAAGATTCCCGtaattcactctctctctctctcaatcttttttctttgaattcaACAGTTTCAAATTCCAAAAGATAAgggtgttaatttttttttctttttttcaatttttgattcTCATTCTGAATTCTGATTATATGTTGTCATATGGGCAGTTTTGTAAGCATCCGGTGGCGCAGTATGAGAGTGACTTAAAGTCGGTGGTTCATTCTCTTATACTTTCAATCAACGACAAGGAGCTTGATTTCGTCAAATCAGGTCCTTGTAACGCCAGCTGCATCAGATTCTCTCTGGTTAAGCTTCTGAGGTTATCTGGATACGATGCCGCTGTATGTTCATCGAGATGGCAAGCTGCTGGCAAAGTTCCTGGAGGTACTTTTCACTCTAAAACCCACTTCATAGCTTTAAATTCTTCAAAACTTTCcgataattaaaacaaattttttcttatttttttttttgattttcccAATTTTATTCAGGGGATCATGAATATATTGATGTGGTCAACCATAATGGAAGTAATAGCTCCGAGCGTTTGATCATAGACATTGATTTCCGTAGCCATTTTGAAATAGCTAGAGCTGTTGCTTCGTACGACAAGATATTAAATTCTCTGCCGGTTGTCTATGTGGGTTCTTCGAGTAGATTGGAACAGTTTCTTCAAGTTATGGTTGAAGCTGCTAGATCTTCTCTCAAGCAGAACTCCATGCCTCTTCCTCCATGGAGATCGCTTGCTTATCTACAAGCGAAATGGCAATCACCTTACCAG
Proteins encoded:
- the LOC107413434 gene encoding uncharacterized protein LOC107413434; this encodes MDCRVCLAGGELWLKGQIGGGLSHESEHDLAIMVSDFLENGSAGAESWCSSDSDSGLSDLSHLADKIPFCKHPVAQYESDLKSVVHSLILSINDKELDFVKSGPCNASCIRFSLVKLLRLSGYDAAVCSSRWQAAGKVPGGDHEYIDVVNHNGSNSSERLIIDIDFRSHFEIARAVASYDKILNSLPVVYVGSSSRLEQFLQVMVEAARSSLKQNSMPLPPWRSLAYLQAKWQSPYQRNFYPDEQNVIGANPFDHNQCSGHLKRLQSLLQSEIEAERFLKPISNDSGWRLKNERRRHSLFRTL